The Rhizobium leguminosarum genome includes a region encoding these proteins:
- a CDS encoding cytochrome b/b6 domain-containing protein, with protein MSATHSVRAYSMGAMILHWLIAALILTQLAMGFLMSRVESVPDTLRFAMFQWHKTFGIAVLTLTIARIAWRLFHTPPAHAPMRRAEQVAASIVHALFYALMLVVPLTGWLLVSASSTGIPTLLFLSDTLVWPHLPIPVWMRATVEAASENAHVILAYGFGLLLVLHVAGALKHSVIDRMPSFSRMIPVGWLRRMPSSAIGVLVSVVLALCFIGGGLLISRTGGTASVNAADLGSTEASPSSWVIDKTKSALTYTINFSGTPTAGTIGKWDAFIEFDPDNLGAAKARIAIDAASIDFDNSFVRPNIGGDDGLQTATHPLVEVVLDHFETAGEAYFGKGNALVRGVTVPVSVPFTMHRDGAGRAIVAGTAELDRLALGLGLQNDGKGEWLDKVIRVTFKLEATPSGPTS; from the coding sequence ATGTCAGCTACACATTCGGTCCGGGCCTACAGTATGGGTGCAATGATTCTGCACTGGCTCATCGCTGCGCTCATCCTGACCCAGCTTGCCATGGGTTTTCTGATGAGCCGCGTGGAGAGCGTTCCAGATACGCTGCGTTTTGCGATGTTCCAGTGGCACAAGACGTTCGGCATCGCGGTCCTAACCTTGACGATCGCCCGCATCGCCTGGCGCCTGTTCCACACGCCGCCCGCGCATGCGCCGATGAGACGGGCGGAACAGGTCGCGGCCAGCATCGTCCATGCACTGTTCTATGCGCTGATGCTGGTCGTGCCTTTGACCGGCTGGCTGCTGGTGTCGGCGTCCTCTACAGGCATTCCCACCCTTCTGTTTCTCTCCGATACCCTGGTCTGGCCACATCTGCCCATTCCGGTCTGGATGCGCGCAACGGTTGAGGCAGCGTCCGAGAATGCGCATGTCATTCTGGCCTATGGTTTCGGGTTGCTTCTGGTTCTGCATGTGGCCGGGGCGCTCAAGCATTCGGTGATCGACCGGATGCCGTCCTTTTCGCGAATGATACCTGTCGGCTGGCTGCGCCGGATGCCCTCCTCCGCAATCGGCGTGCTGGTCTCCGTCGTTCTGGCACTGTGCTTTATCGGCGGCGGACTGTTGATCTCCAGAACGGGCGGCACTGCATCCGTCAATGCCGCGGACCTTGGATCGACTGAAGCATCGCCATCCAGCTGGGTGATCGATAAAACGAAGTCTGCACTGACCTACACGATCAATTTTTCCGGAACGCCGACTGCCGGCACGATCGGAAAATGGGACGCATTCATCGAATTCGATCCGGACAATCTTGGCGCCGCCAAGGCGCGGATTGCCATAGATGCCGCCTCCATCGATTTCGATAATTCATTCGTCAGGCCCAATATCGGCGGCGACGACGGCCTGCAGACGGCCACCCATCCGCTGGTCGAGGTTGTGCTCGACCATTTCGAAACGGCGGGCGAGGCCTATTTCGGCAAGGGCAATGCCCTTGTCCGCGGTGTGACGGTGCCCGTGTCGGTCCCGTTTACGATGCATCGCGACGGGGCGGGACGGGCCATCGTTGCCGGCACTGCGGAGCTGGATCGTCTGGCCCTTGGACTTGGCCTGCAGAATGACGGAAAGGGTGAATGGCTCGACAAGGTCATCCGCGTAACCTTCAAGCTCGAAGCGACGCCGTCCGGGCCGACGAGCTAA
- a CDS encoding methyl-accepting chemotaxis protein, which produces MKPLSAETIAQSQNATPRSMRVVTDGISTDLERFSADNTHIVKQIKLLAINALIEAARAGETGKGFAVVANEVQRLAQIATDITGRFESNVLGRIGLSRAMADSLVEEMEGVRLTDLAQTLVQLIVRNLFERTADVRWWATDPALWQALQEPGRETVAFAAERLGAINRFYTVYLDLVMTDHSGKVIASANPKFQRKIVGTSLAGEPWFRAASTCSSGDAYIVDDVKASPLHDARHALVYATGIREEGKLDGRLVGTLGVYFDWQNQGQAIVEKEANLPPQLAEKTTVMLLDGKSRVIATTNPALLFSHFALANPSGQAKGSYYDNNGSIVAFARTLGYEDYDGLGWYGVVVQQTENDATIKAALNLK; this is translated from the coding sequence ATGAAGCCGCTTAGCGCCGAAACCATTGCCCAGTCGCAGAATGCGACACCGCGCTCCATGCGCGTCGTCACCGACGGCATCAGCACCGACCTCGAGCGCTTCAGCGCCGACAACACCCACATCGTCAAGCAGATCAAGCTGCTGGCGATCAATGCGCTGATCGAGGCAGCCAGAGCCGGCGAGACCGGAAAGGGCTTCGCCGTCGTTGCCAACGAAGTGCAGCGGCTGGCACAGATCGCAACCGATATTACCGGAAGGTTCGAGAGTAACGTGCTCGGCCGCATCGGCCTCAGCCGCGCCATGGCCGATTCGCTGGTCGAGGAGATGGAGGGCGTTCGCCTCACCGATCTGGCGCAGACGCTGGTGCAGCTCATCGTCCGCAACCTTTTCGAGCGCACGGCCGATGTGCGCTGGTGGGCGACGGACCCGGCACTTTGGCAGGCGCTGCAGGAACCCGGCCGGGAAACCGTCGCCTTTGCGGCGGAGCGTCTTGGCGCCATCAACCGCTTCTACACCGTCTACCTCGATCTCGTCATGACCGATCACTCTGGCAAGGTGATCGCATCCGCCAATCCCAAGTTCCAGCGCAAGATCGTCGGCACGAGCCTTGCCGGCGAACCGTGGTTCCGCGCGGCGTCGACCTGCTCCTCCGGCGATGCTTATATTGTCGACGACGTCAAAGCGAGCCCGCTCCACGACGCCAGGCATGCGCTCGTTTACGCCACAGGCATCCGCGAAGAGGGCAAGCTCGACGGGCGGCTGGTCGGGACGCTCGGCGTCTATTTCGACTGGCAGAACCAGGGCCAGGCGATCGTCGAGAAAGAGGCGAACCTGCCACCGCAGCTGGCGGAAAAAACGACCGTCATGCTGCTCGACGGCAAGAGCCGGGTCATCGCCACCACCAATCCCGCCTTGCTCTTTTCCCATTTTGCGCTCGCCAATCCGTCCGGCCAGGCGAAAGGCAGCTATTACGACAATAACGGCTCGATCGTCGCCTTCGCGCGCACCCTCGGCTACGAGGATTACGACGGGCTCGGCTGGTACGGCGTCGTCGTGCAGCAGACGGAAAACGACGCGACGATCAAGGCTGCACTCAACCTGAAGTAG
- a CDS encoding glutathione S-transferase family protein, whose amino-acid sequence MTVTITAFERSPDRGRGLARDMRVRWALEEVGQPYAVRLVSFKTMREPAHLALQPFGQIPTYEEGDLALFESGAIVFHIGERHPGLLPDDANARARALTWMFAALNTVEPPIFDRALVTILERDKPWYDQRLSALEASIRKRLDDLSRRLGDADWLDGAFSAGDLLMVTVLLRLKGSGILEEYPNLSAYVARAEARPAYKRAFAAQLAVFTAASDG is encoded by the coding sequence ATGACGGTTACCATTACCGCCTTTGAACGGTCGCCCGATCGCGGCAGGGGGCTGGCGCGTGACATGCGCGTTCGCTGGGCGCTCGAAGAAGTGGGCCAGCCTTACGCCGTTCGTCTTGTTTCGTTCAAGACGATGAGAGAACCCGCCCATCTCGCACTGCAGCCTTTCGGGCAGATCCCGACCTATGAAGAAGGCGATCTCGCTTTATTCGAGTCCGGAGCGATCGTCTTTCATATCGGCGAGCGCCATCCGGGCCTGTTGCCGGACGATGCGAATGCCCGGGCACGCGCGCTCACATGGATGTTTGCCGCGCTCAACACCGTGGAACCGCCGATCTTCGACCGCGCTCTCGTCACGATCCTCGAGCGCGACAAGCCTTGGTACGACCAGCGCCTTTCTGCCCTCGAGGCCAGCATCCGGAAACGGCTGGACGATCTGTCCCGTCGCCTTGGCGATGCCGACTGGCTCGATGGTGCGTTCAGCGCCGGTGACCTGCTGATGGTGACGGTGCTTCTCAGGTTGAAAGGATCAGGCATACTGGAGGAATATCCGAACCTCTCCGCCTATGTCGCCCGGGCCGAAGCGCGGCCGGCATACAAGCGTGCTTTCGCGGCTCAATTGGCGGTTTTCACCGCCGCATCGGACGGCTGA
- a CDS encoding YceI family protein — translation MFSIKSALVAGVLALASSTAYAQTIDVPAGTYRADVTHTNVLWSVVHFGLSNYIGRFDKISATLELDPADVTKSKLSATIDPASVSTNYPASDKSFDAEIAGEMFFDAAKFSEITFVSTAIDVKDGKTGTVTGDLTFHGVTKPVTLDVTLNAALNPHPMSKKPTVGFSATGVIKRSDFGVAALVGPVSDDVKLTIETEFVAQ, via the coding sequence ATGTTTTCCATTAAGTCCGCCCTCGTTGCCGGTGTCCTGGCACTTGCGTCCTCCACTGCATATGCGCAGACGATCGATGTTCCTGCCGGCACCTACCGGGCGGATGTGACCCATACCAACGTTCTGTGGAGCGTCGTCCATTTTGGCCTTTCCAACTATATCGGCCGCTTCGACAAGATTTCCGCGACGCTCGAGCTCGACCCTGCGGACGTTACGAAGTCGAAACTGTCGGCAACCATCGATCCGGCTTCGGTCAGCACAAACTATCCGGCAAGCGACAAGAGCTTTGATGCAGAGATTGCCGGTGAGATGTTCTTTGATGCGGCCAAGTTCAGCGAGATCACTTTCGTTTCCACGGCCATCGACGTCAAGGACGGCAAGACCGGAACCGTCACCGGTGACCTGACGTTCCACGGCGTCACCAAGCCCGTCACGCTCGACGTTACCCTGAACGCAGCGCTCAACCCGCACCCGATGTCCAAGAAGCCGACCGTCGGCTTTTCAGCAACCGGCGTGATCAAGCGCTCCGATTTCGGCGTTGCCGCTTTGGTCGGTCCTGTCAGCGACGACGTCAAACTGACGATCGAAACCGAGTTCGTCGCTCAGTAG
- the pepN gene encoding aminopeptidase N, producing the protein MRTDTGQVIHLADYRPTDFVLERVDLTFELDPTETKVEARLIFHRRPGTDPAAPIVLDGDELTLSGLLLDQVDLDPSRYDATAESLTVRDLPESAPFELTITTVINPEANTKLMGLYRTGGIYCTQCEAEGFRRITYFPDRPDVLAPFTVNIIADKDANPLLLSNGNFLGGAGYGPGKHFAAWFDPHPKPSYLFALVAGDLGVVEDTFTTMSGREVVLKIYIEHGKEPRAAYAMDALKRSMKWDEERFGREYDLDIFMIVAVSDFNMGAMENKGLNVFNDKYVLADPETATDADYANIETIIAHEYFHNWTGNRITCRDWFQLCLKEGLTVYRDHEFSSDQRSRAVKRIAEVRHLKSEQFPEDGGPLAHPVRPTTYREINNFYTTTVYEKGSEVTRMIATLLGKGGFKKGMDLYFDRHDGEAVTIEDFVKCFEDASGRDLTQFSLWYHQAGTPLVTASGSYDAAAGSFTLSLEQMIPATPGQPSKEPMHIPLSLALFGENGDKIEPTSVDGAEYAGEVLHLTGRTQTAVFHGVGSRPVVSINRSFSAPINLHFDQSPADLAHLARHETDHFARWQALTDLALPNLLKAARDAREGKPVICEATFVETLIAAAADESLEPAFRAQALALPSESDIARELGGNNDPDAIHAGRQAVLKQIADAGKDVFAGLYAAMTTSGDFNPDAKSAGLRALRNSALTYLSHAEETPARAKAAFDAANNMTDLSHALTILAHRFPDSAETSEALATFRDRFAENALVIDKWFAIQAGIPGAKTLGRVHALMDDPLFKRTNPNRMRSLVGTFAFANPTGFGRADGEGYRFLADQILDIDGRNPQLAARLLTSMRSWRSLEPVRADHARSALIEIERASDLSTDVRDIVERTLKG; encoded by the coding sequence ATGCGAACAGATACCGGCCAGGTCATTCATCTGGCAGATTACCGTCCCACCGACTTCGTGCTGGAACGTGTGGACCTGACCTTCGAACTCGACCCGACGGAGACAAAGGTCGAGGCGCGTCTGATCTTTCATCGTCGCCCGGGCACCGATCCGGCAGCGCCGATCGTTCTCGACGGCGACGAACTGACGCTGTCGGGGCTGCTGTTGGACCAGGTGGACCTGGACCCTTCGCGTTACGACGCAACAGCGGAAAGCCTGACGGTGCGCGACCTGCCGGAGAGCGCGCCCTTCGAACTGACGATCACCACCGTCATCAATCCTGAGGCCAATACCAAGCTGATGGGCCTTTACCGCACCGGCGGCATCTACTGCACGCAATGCGAGGCGGAGGGTTTCCGCCGCATCACATATTTCCCCGACCGGCCCGATGTGCTTGCGCCGTTCACGGTCAATATCATCGCCGACAAGGACGCCAACCCGCTGCTTTTGTCGAACGGCAACTTCCTCGGCGGCGCCGGCTACGGCCCCGGCAAGCATTTCGCCGCCTGGTTCGATCCGCATCCGAAGCCCAGCTATCTCTTCGCGCTCGTCGCCGGCGATCTCGGCGTCGTCGAAGACACGTTCACGACCATGTCCGGCCGTGAGGTGGTACTGAAAATCTATATCGAGCACGGCAAGGAGCCGCGCGCCGCCTATGCCATGGACGCGCTGAAACGCTCGATGAAGTGGGACGAGGAGAGGTTCGGCCGCGAATACGATCTCGATATCTTCATGATCGTCGCCGTCTCCGACTTCAACATGGGCGCGATGGAGAACAAGGGCCTCAACGTCTTCAACGACAAATACGTCCTTGCCGATCCCGAAACCGCGACCGATGCTGACTATGCCAATATCGAAACGATCATCGCGCATGAATATTTCCACAACTGGACCGGCAACCGCATCACCTGCCGCGACTGGTTCCAGCTGTGCCTCAAGGAAGGCCTGACGGTCTATCGCGACCACGAATTCTCTTCCGACCAGCGCTCGCGCGCCGTCAAGCGCATCGCCGAAGTGCGCCACCTGAAATCGGAGCAGTTCCCGGAGGACGGCGGCCCGCTCGCCCATCCGGTGCGGCCGACGACATATCGCGAGATCAATAATTTCTACACGACGACCGTCTACGAAAAGGGCAGCGAAGTCACGCGCATGATCGCGACGCTGCTTGGCAAGGGCGGCTTCAAGAAGGGCATGGACCTCTATTTCGACCGCCATGACGGTGAGGCCGTGACGATCGAGGATTTCGTCAAATGCTTCGAGGATGCAAGCGGGCGCGACCTCACGCAATTTTCGCTCTGGTACCATCAGGCCGGCACGCCGCTCGTCACCGCATCGGGCAGCTATGATGCGGCGGCCGGCAGCTTCACCCTGTCGCTCGAACAGATGATTCCGGCAACGCCCGGCCAGCCGAGCAAGGAGCCGATGCATATTCCGCTCAGCCTCGCGCTGTTTGGCGAAAACGGCGACAAGATCGAGCCTACCTCGGTCGACGGCGCGGAATATGCCGGCGAGGTGCTGCATCTCACAGGCCGCACGCAGACGGCCGTGTTCCATGGCGTTGGCTCGCGGCCGGTCGTTTCGATCAACCGCAGCTTCTCGGCGCCGATCAACCTGCATTTCGATCAGAGCCCGGCCGATCTTGCCCATCTCGCCCGCCATGAGACCGATCATTTCGCCCGCTGGCAGGCATTGACCGATCTGGCGCTGCCGAACCTGCTGAAAGCGGCACGCGACGCCCGCGAGGGCAAGCCTGTGATCTGCGAGGCGACCTTCGTCGAGACGCTGATTGCTGCCGCCGCCGACGAGAGCCTCGAGCCCGCCTTCCGCGCCCAGGCGCTGGCTCTGCCGAGCGAATCCGATATCGCCCGCGAACTTGGCGGCAACAACGATCCCGATGCCATCCATGCCGGCCGGCAGGCGGTCCTGAAACAGATCGCCGATGCCGGAAAGGATGTCTTTGCCGGCCTCTACGCAGCGATGACGACATCAGGTGATTTCAACCCGGATGCGAAAAGCGCCGGCTTGCGGGCGCTGCGCAATAGCGCCCTCACCTACCTCTCGCATGCCGAAGAGACGCCGGCCCGCGCCAAGGCCGCCTTCGATGCGGCCAACAATATGACCGATCTCAGCCATGCGCTGACGATTCTCGCCCATCGTTTTCCCGACAGCGCGGAGACGAGCGAGGCGCTCGCCACCTTCCGTGACCGCTTCGCGGAAAATGCGCTCGTCATCGACAAATGGTTCGCGATCCAGGCCGGCATTCCGGGCGCAAAAACCCTGGGACGGGTCCACGCCCTGATGGACGATCCGCTTTTCAAGCGCACCAATCCGAACCGGATGCGGTCGCTGGTCGGCACCTTCGCCTTTGCCAACCCGACCGGATTCGGCCGCGCCGACGGCGAAGGCTATCGCTTCCTCGCGGATCAGATTCTCGATATTGACGGGCGCAACCCGCAGCTTGCCGCCCGCCTCCTCACCTCGATGCGCTCCTGGCGGTCGCTCGAACCCGTACGTGCCGATCACGCCCGCTCGGCGCTGATCGAGATCGAGCGGGCGTCCGATCTTTCGACCGACGTGCGCGACATCGTCGAGCGCACGCTTAAAGGGTAA
- a CDS encoding PAS domain-containing sensor histidine kinase, which translates to MMDVRRATVAGGRLRVDFDGLKAWRDSLSGHATSEPLLRYLPKAELVLKRAIPALIVAFLSVVAASHFFGMMSEYGRLEASARHATALSAATASAVFADAADIFDSGDITGAQARLAKYLPQDRLDSGAFVLLVQASGKVFAATTAGLSHVGSNVGDFFPEVSAIRRFGDRAGVIETTIGGVPHYAEITLMGNAGGYIVAATSLDEIGRLWREELALNVTLFAGISSILLVILYAYYTQVKRARDADDIFVESNLRVETALSRGRCGLWDFDFENREFFWSRSMYDMLGLPGSDKTMGFGEAARLMHPDDGGLYEIARAIGKGASGQVDQIFRMRHAGGHYVWMRARAQVIRSNSGRMHLIGIAMDVTEQHRLAQRYAEADQRLADAIECTSEAFVLWDKNDRLVMCNTHFQQAYGLPDSVLVPGTERSTVNAAAARPVIERRISDADGSGYSRTTEVQLADERWLQINERRTRDGGRVSVGTDITLMKRHQERLRESERRLMATIGDLSASRQTLEIQKSELSTANANYQAEKERAEAANKAKSEFLANMSHELRTPLNAILGFSEILQNQMFGPLGSLKYDEYARDIHDSGKHLLNVINDILDMSKIEAGHVRLHCERIDLVPLIEESLRFTAMPAAEKNIVIEQRICSGLTLMADRRAMKQVLLNLLSNAVKFTDNGGRIAVRTRRVDGAVVVTIADTGIGIPRSALSKIGQPFEQVQSQYAKSKGGSGLGLAISRSLTLLHGGRMKIRSREAVGTVISLRIPDDI; encoded by the coding sequence ATGATGGACGTGCGGCGGGCAACCGTGGCCGGAGGACGGCTGCGTGTCGATTTTGACGGGCTGAAAGCCTGGCGCGACAGCCTTTCGGGCCATGCGACATCGGAACCACTTCTCCGTTATCTGCCGAAGGCCGAGCTGGTCTTGAAGCGAGCCATCCCGGCGCTGATCGTTGCCTTCCTCTCCGTCGTCGCCGCCTCGCATTTCTTCGGCATGATGAGCGAATATGGGCGTCTGGAGGCCTCGGCGCGCCATGCCACCGCACTTTCGGCGGCGACCGCCTCTGCTGTGTTTGCCGATGCGGCAGACATCTTCGACAGCGGCGATATCACCGGGGCGCAGGCCCGCCTCGCCAAATACCTGCCTCAGGACCGGCTGGACAGCGGCGCTTTCGTGCTGCTCGTGCAGGCAAGCGGCAAGGTTTTTGCCGCGACCACCGCCGGGCTTTCACATGTTGGCAGCAATGTCGGCGATTTCTTCCCCGAGGTCTCGGCGATCCGGCGCTTCGGCGATCGCGCCGGCGTCATCGAAACGACGATTGGCGGCGTGCCGCATTATGCCGAGATCACGCTGATGGGCAATGCCGGCGGTTATATCGTCGCCGCCACCTCGCTCGACGAGATCGGCCGGCTCTGGCGCGAGGAACTGGCGCTCAACGTGACGCTGTTTGCCGGGATCTCCTCCATCCTGCTCGTCATCCTCTATGCCTACTACACGCAGGTGAAGCGCGCCCGCGACGCCGACGACATCTTCGTGGAATCGAACCTGCGCGTCGAGACGGCGCTGTCGCGCGGCCGCTGCGGCCTCTGGGACTTCGATTTCGAGAACCGCGAATTTTTCTGGTCGCGCTCGATGTACGACATGCTCGGCCTGCCGGGTTCCGACAAGACGATGGGTTTCGGCGAAGCCGCCCGGCTGATGCATCCCGATGACGGCGGGCTCTACGAGATCGCGCGCGCCATCGGCAAGGGCGCCTCCGGCCAGGTCGATCAGATCTTCCGCATGCGCCATGCCGGCGGCCACTATGTCTGGATGCGGGCGCGTGCCCAGGTGATCCGCAGCAATTCCGGCCGTATGCACCTGATCGGCATCGCCATGGACGTGACCGAACAGCATCGGCTCGCCCAGCGCTACGCAGAAGCCGACCAGCGCCTGGCCGACGCCATCGAATGCACCTCGGAAGCGTTCGTGCTCTGGGACAAGAACGATCGGCTCGTCATGTGCAACACACATTTCCAGCAGGCCTATGGGCTGCCGGACAGCGTGCTCGTGCCCGGCACCGAGCGCTCGACCGTCAATGCCGCCGCCGCCCGGCCTGTCATCGAGCGGCGGATTTCCGATGCCGACGGCTCCGGCTATTCGCGTACGACGGAGGTGCAGCTTGCCGACGAGCGCTGGCTGCAGATCAACGAGCGGCGCACCCGCGACGGCGGCAGGGTCTCGGTCGGAACCGACATCACGCTGATGAAACGCCATCAGGAGCGGCTGCGTGAATCCGAGCGCCGGCTGATGGCGACCATCGGCGACCTGTCCGCCTCGCGCCAGACGCTGGAGATCCAGAAATCCGAGCTTTCGACGGCCAACGCCAACTACCAGGCGGAGAAGGAACGCGCCGAGGCCGCCAACAAGGCGAAATCGGAATTCCTCGCCAACATGTCGCATGAGCTGCGCACGCCGCTCAACGCCATCCTCGGCTTCTCGGAAATTCTGCAGAACCAGATGTTCGGGCCGCTCGGCTCGCTGAAATACGACGAATATGCCCGCGATATCCATGACAGCGGCAAACATCTGCTCAACGTCATCAACGACATTCTCGACATGTCCAAGATCGAAGCCGGCCATGTCAGGCTGCATTGCGAGCGCATCGATCTTGTGCCGCTGATCGAGGAAAGCCTGCGCTTCACCGCCATGCCCGCGGCTGAAAAGAACATCGTCATCGAACAGCGCATCTGCTCCGGCCTGACATTGATGGCCGACCGCCGGGCGATGAAGCAGGTGCTGCTCAACCTGCTCTCCAATGCAGTGAAGTTCACCGACAATGGCGGCCGCATCGCGGTGCGCACCCGCCGCGTCGATGGTGCCGTCGTCGTCACCATCGCCGACACCGGCATCGGCATTCCACGCTCGGCGCTGTCGAAGATCGGTCAGCCCTTCGAGCAGGTGCAGAGCCAGTATGCCAAGAGCAAGGGCGGCTCCGGCCTCGGGCTCGCCATCTCCCGCTCGCTGACCTTGCTGCATGGCGGCCGCATGAAGATCCGCTCACGCGAAGCGGTCGGCACGGTGATCTCGCTGCGCATTCCCGACGATATTTAG
- a CDS encoding uracil-DNA glycosylase — protein sequence MISANDLSPAELAALLHFHADAGVEWLLEEEAIDRFAEFEAMKAARRPAAAQAQQQRPATRERPAPGQAQVRPNAAVRPAPAERAASGPQPAIPDGEAVQQARFVAETARSLVELKTAIEAFSGCNLKHSARSTIFASGDAESGIMVIGSAPSAEDDREGMPFSGKSGQLFDKMLAAIGLTRSSVLLTQVIPWRPPGNRAPSAAEMDICRPFIERQIALAEPKAILLLGNFSARFFFGENDTIHGLRGRWKEIAVADCVIPAIASLHPQDLLTAPVNKRLAWNDLLAFQAKLKSLSLLRN from the coding sequence ATGATCTCCGCCAACGACCTTTCCCCAGCCGAGCTCGCAGCGCTTCTGCATTTCCATGCCGATGCCGGTGTGGAATGGCTGCTGGAGGAAGAGGCGATCGACCGCTTCGCCGAGTTCGAGGCGATGAAGGCCGCCCGCCGCCCGGCGGCGGCTCAGGCGCAGCAGCAACGTCCCGCCACTAGGGAACGCCCTGCCCCAGGTCAGGCACAGGTGCGCCCGAATGCAGCGGTGCGCCCAGCGCCTGCCGAACGCGCGGCGTCCGGTCCGCAACCGGCAATCCCGGACGGCGAGGCAGTGCAGCAGGCGCGCTTCGTCGCCGAGACCGCGCGCTCGCTCGTCGAGCTCAAGACCGCGATCGAAGCCTTCAGCGGCTGCAACCTCAAGCACAGTGCCCGCTCGACCATCTTTGCCAGCGGCGATGCAGAAAGCGGGATCATGGTGATCGGTTCGGCGCCGAGCGCCGAAGACGATCGCGAGGGCATGCCCTTCTCGGGAAAATCCGGCCAGCTGTTCGACAAGATGCTGGCGGCGATCGGACTGACGCGCTCGAGCGTTCTGTTGACGCAGGTCATCCCCTGGCGACCACCTGGCAATCGTGCGCCCTCGGCGGCGGAAATGGACATCTGCCGACCCTTCATCGAGCGGCAGATCGCGCTTGCCGAACCGAAGGCGATCCTGCTGCTCGGCAATTTTTCGGCGCGCTTCTTCTTTGGCGAAAACGACACGATTCACGGGTTGCGCGGCCGTTGGAAGGAGATTGCCGTTGCGGACTGTGTCATTCCTGCCATAGCCAGCCTGCATCCGCAGGATCTGTTAACCGCACCTGTAAACAAGCGGCTGGCCTGGAACGACCTGCTCGCCTTTCAAGCGAAGCTTAAGTCCCTCTCTTTGCTTAGAAATTAG
- a CDS encoding DMT family transporter — protein MHSVLRNPMRGIALKVSSVVVFLAMQTFIKLAGSDIPPGQVTFCRSFFALFPIMAYLAYNRQLRAAFYTVNPIGHLKRGTIGILSMAFGFYGLLHLPLPEAIALGYALPLVAVIFAAVFLGETVRIYRWSAVLVGIVGVAIVSWPKLTLFREGGMEAEQAVGALCVLLSAVLGGVAMIQVRRLVEEEKTATIVLYFSITASVFSLASLPFGWLILAWPTALYLIAAGFCGGVAQILLTESYRHADVSTIAPFEYTSILLGGIVAYFVFGDVPSVTMLIGTVIVVAAGIFIIYREHQLGIEQREARKATTPQA, from the coding sequence ATGCACTCGGTTCTCAGAAACCCGATGAGAGGCATTGCGCTGAAAGTCTCGTCGGTCGTGGTCTTCCTGGCCATGCAGACCTTCATCAAGCTGGCGGGCTCGGACATCCCGCCGGGTCAGGTCACCTTCTGCAGGTCGTTCTTCGCGCTTTTCCCGATCATGGCCTATTTGGCCTATAACAGGCAGTTGCGCGCCGCCTTCTACACCGTCAATCCAATCGGTCACCTGAAGCGCGGCACGATCGGCATCTTGTCGATGGCTTTCGGTTTCTACGGCCTGCTGCATCTGCCGCTGCCGGAGGCGATCGCGCTCGGCTATGCGCTGCCGCTCGTCGCCGTCATCTTCGCTGCCGTTTTTCTCGGCGAGACCGTGCGCATCTATCGCTGGAGCGCCGTCCTGGTCGGCATCGTCGGCGTCGCCATCGTTTCCTGGCCCAAACTCACGCTGTTTCGCGAGGGCGGCATGGAAGCAGAACAGGCTGTCGGCGCGCTCTGCGTGCTGCTCTCGGCCGTTCTCGGCGGCGTGGCGATGATCCAGGTGCGCCGCCTCGTCGAGGAAGAGAAGACGGCGACGATCGTGCTCTATTTCTCGATCACCGCCTCGGTCTTCTCGCTGGCTTCTCTTCCCTTCGGCTGGCTCATCCTGGCATGGCCGACGGCGCTCTATCTGATCGCCGCCGGCTTTTGCGGCGGCGTCGCGCAGATCCTGCTGACGGAAAGTTACCGCCATGCCGACGTTTCCACCATCGCGCCGTTCGAATATACGTCGATCCTGCTCGGCGGCATTGTCGCCTACTTCGTCTTCGGCGACGTGCCGAGCGTGACCATGTTGATCGGTACCGTCATCGTCGTCGCCGCCGGCATCTTCATCATCTATCGCGAGCATCAGCTGGGCATCGAGCAGAGAGAGGCGCGCAAGGCCACGACGCCGCAAGCCTGA